A region from the Carassius carassius chromosome 33, fCarCar2.1, whole genome shotgun sequence genome encodes:
- the LOC132113661 gene encoding probable palmitoyltransferase ZDHHC24 has protein sequence MTDSSKRESSGFTFRKQVDQVESSGRHLPIVLNAVLVFSITAEVSYLVLVEAPLEPEQKKTEWSSMWKAMHLFAQYFMLGNITWNASLFVKTNPSIRGVFLGGDALGQGWRYCYNCETHTPPRCSHCYDCNVCVLRRDHHCVFFGQCVGFYNYRYFLTCLLFMWAGLLYAVFMNAEVFIVILKEGVTFHSVLLLLMPWIMLVSGQVTARAFAFAFIADTCVVGFLLVAAFLFFHVILMLRGQTTREWYSTRQPYNLGAVANIRECLGKYWYICWLCPLIPSPLPGDGINFKVTGSLEPMK, from the exons ATGACAG ATTCAAGCAAACGTGAATCGAGTGGCTTTACGTTCAGGAAACAGGTTGATCAG GTGGAGTCGTCCGGTCGTCATCTGCCCATCGTTCTGAACGCTGTGCTGGTGTTCTCCATCACTGCTGAGGTTAGTTATTTGGTGCTGGTCGAAGCTCCCCTTGAGCCAGAACAGAAGAAGACTGAGTGGTCCAGTATGTGGAAGGCCATGCATCTCTTCGCTCAGTACTTCATGTTGGGAAATATAACCTGGAATGCTTCGCTGTTTGTCAAAACAAACCCCAGTATTCGCGGAGTGTTTCTTGGAGGCGATGCATTGGGTCAAGGGTGGAG GTACTGTTACAACTGTGAGACACACACTCCTCCTCGGTGCTCACACTGCTACGATTGCAATGTGTGTGTACTGCGGCGTGATCACCACTGTGTGTTTTTTGGCCAGTGTGTGGGTTTCTACAATTACCGGTATTTCCTGACCTGTCTGCTCTTCATGTGGGCAGGGCTGCTCTATGCAGTATTCATGAATGCTGAGGTTTTCATTGTCATCCTGAAGGAGGGTGTAACATTTCACAGTGTCTTGCTTTTGCTTATGCCCTGGATAATGCTCGTCTCTG GACAGGTGACGGCACGAGCGTTTGCTTTTGCATTCATTGCCGACACTTGTGTAGTGGGCTTCCTATTGGTTGCTGCCTTCCTCTTCTTTCATGTGATTCTGATGCTGAGGGGACAGACAACACGTGAGTGGTACTCCACACGGCAGCCTTACAACCTGGGAGCAGTGGCTAACATCAGGGAATGCTTGGGCAAGTACTGGTACATCTGCTGGCTCTGTCCTTTGATACCTTCCCCGCTGCCTGGAGACGGCATAAACTTCAAGGTGACTGGTTCGCTAGAGCCCATGAAGTAG
- the LOC132114217 gene encoding hepatocyte nuclear factor 3-gamma-like, producing MIDEVKRERGDQWISFYSNEVYYGADNQPLGPRGYSPPGHHYQSYGPPCDSAAVGNTGRLGSPVGILPPPNPKGYAECSSSEPEFPALKSVYRRTLSHAKPPYSYISLICMAIQQSPAKRLTLNEIYDWIRQLFPYYRQNQQRWQNSIRHSLSFNDCFVRVPRSPDSPGKGSYWALHPDSGNMFENGCYMRRQKRFKCQKATLPNNLDGEPVKSKGKKKKVEVKSLNSSCKSPVPPPSDTTTQHSSILPVVYPETKAPSPSHLHQHLTPSHTLFPTQPPEISTHLPSLNVPFPTMPSPSLQHVPPASMETSFHCEPTSQHSISVPRLMDFQYCETPVNYPVYCQSNSHPNLTSYAGDSVYYPGFSMCPAPLLSSS from the exons ATGATTGACGAAGTGAAACGGGAGAGAGGCGATCAATGGATTTCATTTTACTCCAACGAG gtaTATTATGGAGCAGACAACCAGCCGTTGGGCCCCAGAGGATATTCCCCACCTGGACATCACTACCAGAGTTACGGCCCACCGTGTGATTCAGCAGCTGTGGGAAACACCGGGAGACTCGGAAGCCCAGTGGGAATACTGCCTCCACCAAACCCCAAAGGATACGCTGAGTGCAGCTCCAGTGAACCTGAGTTTCCAGCACTGAAATCAGTCTACAGACGGACCTTAAGCCACGCCAAGCCACCATATTCTTACATCTCTCTTATCTGCATGGCAATCCAGCAGTCGCCAGCCAAGAGACTGACACTGAACGAGATCTACGACTGGATCCGCCAGCTCTTTCCATATTACAGACAGAATCAACAGAGATGGCAAAACTCCATCCGCCATTCCCTGTCATTCAACGACTGCTTCGTGCGTGTACCAAGATCACCAGACTCACCAGGGAAAGGCTCGTACTGGGCCCTGCACCCAGACTCGGGTAACATGTTCGAAAACGGCTGCTACATGCGTCGCCAGAAGCGCTTCAAGTGTCAGAAGGCGACGTTGCCAAACAATTTGGATGGAGAACCTGTAAAAtcaaaagggaagaaaaaaaaggtgGAGGTCAAGTCACTCAACTCTTCTTGTAAATCACCTGTACCTCCTCCAAGTGACACCACAACACAGCATTCAAGCATTTTACCAGTGGTCTATCCTGAAACCAAAGCTCCTTCTCCTTCCCATCTTCATCAGCACCTTACGCCCTCACACACTTTATTTCCTACCCAGCCTCCAGAGATCTCAACACACCTGCCTTCTCTTAACGTCCCATTCCCAACAATGCCCAGTCCCAGCCTGCAGCATGTCCCGCCAGCCTCTATGGAAACCAGCTTTCACTGTGAACCTACATCCCAACACTCCATTTCTGTCCCGCGACTTATGGACTTCCAGTACTGCGAGACTCCTGTGAACTACCCGGTTTACTGCCAGTCTAATTCCCATCCCAACCTCACCTCGTATGCAGGAGACTCGGTTTACTACCCTGGATTTAGCATGTGTCCTGCTCCTCTTCTGAGTTCCTCCTGA